The Camelina sativa cultivar DH55 chromosome 14, Cs, whole genome shotgun sequence genome includes a window with the following:
- the LOC104741828 gene encoding uncharacterized protein LOC104741828, whose protein sequence is MNGASPAHSLVSTTAVAGGGRSSGATSGQDDFHFPPDIPSMQDRKDEAMRVLKADLMAELDKKVKSLEEDSWMFEGPRSRIHLISRRGNFLKKEGVAVARSSIIQLPR, encoded by the exons ATGAACGGCGCATCTCCGGCTCATTCGTTGGTATCAACGACCGCCGTAGCTGGTGGCGGTAGAAGCAGCGGCGCCACCTCTGGTCAAGACGATTTCCATTTTCCACCGGATATTCCCTCTATGCAAGACCGAAAAGACGAAGCTATGCGTG TTTTGAAAGCTGATTTGATGGCTGAACTTGACAAAAAGGTTAAATCTTTGGAAGAAGATAGTTGGATGTTTGAAGGTCCTCGTTCTCGAATCCATCTTATCTCCAGAAGAG GTAACTTTCTAAAGAAAGAAGGTGTAGCTGTGGCGAGATCAAGCATTATTCAGTTGCCTAGATGA
- the LOC104743721 gene encoding uncharacterized protein LOC104743721, with protein MKKHRYMVRNVDAVPSHTKNGIGFNCLSSISDRHVHHVKVAPPLGSKRFRNPRKVSFKPSKPSLTVKVWRSKSDPVRKELNQEVELFGGSVTMGAAPSPRHVPIPIFLRRSSGRVIESTKLTMT; from the coding sequence atgaagaaacatcGCTACATGGTCAGAAACGTTGATGCAGTTCCGTCTCATACAAAAAACGGAATTGGTTTCAACTGCTTGTCTTCTATCTCCGATCGACATGTTCATCATGTAAAGGTCGCTCCTCCCTTAGGCTCGAAACGTTTTCGTAACCCACGAAAAGTTTCTTTTAAACCCTCGAAACCGTCTCTTACCGTGAAGGTGTGGCGATCTAAATCGGATCCGGTTCGTAAGGAACTGAATCAAGAAGTAGAGTTGTTTGGTGGTTCGGTCACAATGGGTGCTGCTCCGTCACCGAGACACGTGCCCATTCCAATTTTTTTGCGTCGGAGTAGCGGGAGGGTTATAGAGTCTACAAAGCTAACGATGACTTGA
- the LOC104741827 gene encoding diaminopimelate decarboxylase 2, chloroplastic-like, producing MAAATQFLSQPSYLRGTLNQYQLNQTSISRTPILSLKPTFKRFSVKAAVSQNSSKTLTKDSASFDYCFNKSSDGFLYCEGTKVHDIMKSVERRPFYLYSKPQITRNLEAYKEALVGVRSVIGYAIKANNNLKILEHLRSLGCGAVLVSGNELRLALRAGFDPYKCIFNGNGKLLEDLVLAAQEGVFVNVDSEFDLNNIVEASRISGKQVNVLLRINPDVDPQVHPYVATGNKNSKFGIRNEKLQWFLDEVKAHPKELKLVGAHCHLGSTITKVDIFRDAAVLMVEYIDEIRRQGFEVSYLNIGGGLGIDYYHAGAVLPTPMDLINTVRELVLSRDLNLIIEPGRSLIANTCCFVNHVTGVKTNGTKNFIVIDGSMAELIRPSLYDAYQHIELVSPTPPEAEVTKFDVVGPVCESADFLDKDRELPTPPQGAGLVVHDAGAYCMSMASTYNLKMRPPEYWVEEDGSITKIRHAETFDDHLRFFEGL from the exons ATGGCGGCAGCTACTCAATTTCTCTCACAACCTTCATATCTCCGTGGAACTCTAAATCAATACCAATTGAACCAAACCTCAATCTCCAGAACCCCAATTTTATCCCTTAAACCCACCTTCAAACGCTTCTCCGTCAAAGCCGCCGTTTCCCAAAACTCCTCCAAAACCCTCACGAAGGATTCTGCGTCGTTCGATTACTGTTTCAATAAATCATCAGATGGGTTCCTCTATTGCGAAGGAACTAAGGTTCATGATATTATGAAGTCAGTCGAGAGAAGACCTTTTTACTTATACAGTAAACCTCAGATCACCAGAAACCTAGAGGCGTATAAAGAGGCATTGGTAGGAGTGAGATCTGTGATTGGTTACGCTATCAAAGCTAATAACAATCTCAAGATTTTGGAGCATTTGAGGAGTTTAGGCTGTGGTGCTGTGCTTGTCAGTGGAAATGAGCTCAGGCTTGCTCTTCGTGCTGGTTTCGATCCCTACAA GTGCATTTTCAATGGAAATGGCAAGTTGTTGGAAGATTTAGTTCTAGCTGCTCAAGAAGGTGTGTTCGTAAATGTCGATAGTGAGTTTGACTTGAATAACATTGTGGAAGCTTCTAGAATCTCTGGCAAGCAGGTCAATGTACTGTTGCGTATCAATCCTGATGTTGATCCTCAG GTCCATCCATATGTAGCTACTGGGAACAAGAACTCAAAGTTTGGTATCAGGAACGAGAAGCTTCAATGGTTTCTGGATGAGGTGAAAGCACACCCCAAAGAGCTGAAGCTTGTTGGAGCTCATTGCCATTTAGGCTCTACCATTACGAAG GTGGATATATTCAGAGATGCTGCAGTTCTCATGGTGGAATACATTGATGAGATCCGTCGTCAAGGTTTTGAAGTCAGTTACTTGAACATTGGTGGTGGTTTAGGGATAGATTATTACCATGCCGGCGCTGTCCTACCTACACCCATGGATCTCATCAACACC GTAAGAGAGCTTGTTCTCTCACGAGACCTGAATTTGATAATCGAGCCAGGGAGGTCGCTAATTGCAAACACGTGCTGTTTCGTCAACCATGTAACCGGTGTGAAAACGAATGGAACTAAAAATTTCATAGTGATTGATGGAAGTATGGCTGAGCTTATCCGTCCCAGTCTTTATGATGCTTATCAG CACATTGAGTTGGTCTCTCCTACACCGCCTGAAGCAGAGGTTACCAAATTCGACGTAGTGGGTCCTGTTTGTGAATCTGCTGATTTCTTGGACAAAGACAGAGAGCTTCCCACTCCTCCACAG GGAGCTGGTCTGGTGGTTCATGACGCTGGTGCATACTGTATGAGCATGGCTTCCACTTACAATCTCAAGATGCGTCCTCCGGAATACTGG GTTGAAGAAGATGGGTCGATCACTAAGATAAGGCATGCAGAGACATTCGATGACCATTTGCGTTTCTTTGAAGGTCTATGA
- the LOC104741830 gene encoding heat stress transcription factor A-1d-like codes for MDGGGSSKVSISDGGGGGGGSVTVESMEIKPSPLPQPQPAAILSSTAPPPFLSKTYDMVDDPTTDSIVSWSANNNSFIVWDPPLFARDLLPKNFKHNNFSSFVRQLNTYGFRKVDPDRWEFANEGFLRGQKHLLKTITRRKSAQGHGHQQSQHSNGQNASVSACVEVGKFGLEEEVERLKRDKNVLMQELVRLRQQQQSTDNQLQTMVQRLQGMENRQQQLMSFLAKAVQSPHFLSQFLQQQNQQNESSRRISDTNKKRRFKRDGIVGNNDSASPDGQIVKYQPPMHEQAKAMFKQLMKMEPYKTGDDGFLLGNGTSTTEGTEMDTSSNHASGITLQEMPTASDIQSPSPIGTTPENVSAQPEATENCIPSPDGLTLPEFSHMLPEINAEKPPEDFMEPNIGDSSPFLDPDLLIDDSLSFDIDDFPMDPDIEPVDYSLLEDLLMSSTVSDNMDFTPVDNETEQKQNGWEKTQHMDNLTQQMGLLSPETIDPSRQNP; via the exons ATGGATGGTGGTGGGAGCAGCAAAGTATCCATCAGcgacggtggaggaggaggaggaggatctgtTACTGTCGAATCAATGGAGATTAAGCCTTCTCCTCTACCTCAACCACAGCCTGCGGCGATTCTAAGTTCAACCGCGCCTCCTCCGTTCCTGAGCAAGACCTACGACATGGTTGATGATCCCACTACGGATTCGATTGTTTCGTGGAGTGCTAATAACAACAGTTTTATCGTTTGGGATCCACCGCTGTTCGCTAGAGATCTTCTTCCTAAGAACTTTAAGCATAACAATTTCTCCAGCTTCGTCAGGCAGCTCAATACTTAT gGTTTCCGAAAAGTTGACCCAGATAGATGGGAATTTGCGAATGAAGGATTTCTAAGAGGTCAGAAGCACTTGCTAAAAACAATAACTAGGCGAAAATCTGCCCAGGGACATGGACATCAGCAATCTCAGCACTCGAATGGACAGAACGCATCTGTTAGTGCATGTGTTGAAGTTGGCAAATTTGGtctcgaagaagaagttgagaggCTTAAAAGAGATAAGAACGTCCTTATGCAAGAACTCGTCAGATTAAGACAGCAGCAACAGTCCACTGATAACCAACTTCAAACGATGGTTCAGCGTCTCCAGGGCATGGAGAATCGGCAACAACAACTAATGTCATTCCTTGCAAAGGCAGTACAAAGCCCTCATTTTCTATCTCAATTCTTACAACAGCAGAACCAGCAAAACGAGAGTAGTAGGCGCATCAGTGATACCAATAAGAAGCGGAGATTCAAGCGAGACGGCATTGTCGGTAATAATGATTCTGCTTCTCCTGATGGACAGATAGTGAAGTATCAACCTCCAATGCACGAGCAAGCCAAAGCAATGTTTAAACAGCTTATGAAGATGGAACCTTACAAAACCGGCGATGATGGTTTCCTTCTTGGTAATGGTACTTCTACTACTGAGGGAACAGAGATGGACACTTCATCGAACCATGCATCGGGTATAACTCTTCAGGAAATGCCAACAGCTTCTGATATACAGTCACCATCACCAATTGGAACAACTCCTGAAAATGTTTCAGCACAACCAGAAGCAACCGAGAACTGTATACCTTCACCTGATGGTCTAACTCTTCCCGAATTCTCTCATATGCTACCAGAAATTAACGCAGAGAAGCCTCCAGAGGATTTCATGGAACCAAACATTGGAGATTCTAGTCCTTTCCTTGACCCAGATTTGTTGATCGATGATTCTCTGTCCTTTGACATCGACGACTTTCCAATGGATCCTGATATAGAGCCTGTTGATTACTCACTACTCGAAGACTTATTGATGTCAAGCACGGTCTCAGATAATATGGATTTCACACCAGTGGACAATGAGACAGAGCAGAAACAAAATGGATGGGAAAAAACTCAACATATGGATAATCTGACTCAACAGATGGGTCTCCTCTCGCCTGAAACTATAGATCCCTCAAG GCAAAATCCTTGA
- the LOC104741832 gene encoding E3 ubiquitin-protein ligase RNF14-like isoform X3: protein MRRAHGGSGGRNHDRRYVRRGGGIANPVKDQSELDHKQEDTTSTDRSTSPSTSQPLQNLDHTTKPSKPHRSPRSRRGRVSNSKPRPVENPNSIKDEKIHLSSVDHSNCEESDVNRGESEELADANEYETNEDIMLTILNDLRSSVSEPELTEEQLKMNDQLQEDEILALGYIYGGNMFIFDRHKDMRYFQVHVNVEATNEYTISTKLNLQADSSKESEDFLYSFKAQHLPPIVLTCLLPSAYPSHLPPYFLISVQWMNPDKISSLCSMLDSIWSEQPGQEVLYQWMDWLQNSSISHLGFDDEIVLGPYGVTCSRDKRAVSGSRSPDSDIPYIRSYDDEKRHDSFLQSLHECCICFSESAGIDFVKLPCEHFFCMKCMKTYTDIHVSEGTVNKLKCPDSKCGEVVPPGILKRLLGDEAFERWETLMLQKTLESMTDVAYCPRCETPCIEDEEQLALCFKCHFSFCTLCKEKRHVGVACMSPELRLQILQERQSSSRLGEEQRRKEKEMINEIMSVKVIMKCAKQCPSCKIAISRTGGCNKMVCNNCGQYFCYRCNKAISGYEHFREGTCDLFPQEEMQEWNERMNERQFVGQIQAQMYAQNGQFPQRGQLCPNCRQFNAKAGNNNHLFCWACQAHFCYLCKKVVKKSVQHYGPKGCKQHTDG, encoded by the exons ATGAGACGGGCACACGGAGGCAGTGGTGGTAGAAATCACGACCGCCGTTACGTCCGCCGTGGTGGTGGGATTGCGAATCCAGTCAAAGATCAATCAGAATTGGACCATAAGCAAGAAGACACGACCTCCACGGATCGGTCTACTTCTCCGTCTACTTCTCAGCCATTACAAAACCTCGATCATACCACAAAACCTTCGAAACCTCACCGGAGTCCTAGGAGTCGGCGCGGCCGCGTATCAAATTCAAAACCTCGTCCCGTTGAG AATCCGAATTCGATTAAGGACGAGAAGATTCATCTCAGTTCTGTTGATCATTCGAATTGTGAGGAATCAGATGTGAATAGAGGTGAAAGTGAAGAACTTGCTGATGCTAATGAGTATGAGACGAATGAAGATATTATGTTGACTATTCTGAATGATTTGAGATCTAGCGTCAGTGAGCCAGAGCTAACAGAGGAACAACTAAAGATGAATGATCAATTACAGGAAGATGAG ATTTTGGCATTGGGGTACATCTATGGAGGAAACATGTTCATCTTTGATCGGCATAAAGATATGAGATACTTTCAG GTTCATGTAAACGTTGAAGCTACTAATGAATATACCATCTCTACGAAGCTTAACTTACAAGCTGATTCAAGTAAAGAGTCAGAGGATTTCTTGTACTCTTTCAAGGCGCAGCACCTTCCACCGATTGTGTTGACATGTTTGTTACCAAGTGCCTATCCGAGCCACTTACCGCCTTATTTCTTAATAAGTGTTCAGTGGATGAACCCTGATAAGATTTCAAGTCTCTGCTCAATGCTGGATTCTATATGGAGTGAACAGCCAGGGCAAGAAGTTTTGTACCAATGGATGGACTGGCTACAGAACTCGTCGATTTCTCATCTTGGCTTTGATGATGAGATTGTTCTTGGTCCTTATGGTGTTACATGTTCTAGAGATAAGCGTGCTGTGTCTGGAAGTCGTTCTCCGGATTCAGATATTCCTTATATTAGGAGTTATGACGATGAGAAACGTCATGATAGCTTCCTTCAGAGCTTGCATGAGTGTTGTATATGTTTCTCTGAATCAGCAG GTATTGACTTTGTTAAGTTACCATGCGAGCATTTCTTTTGTATGAAATGTATGAAGACCTATACAGACATACATGTCTCTGAAGGCACAGTTAACAAGCTTAAGTGTCCGGACTCGAAATGTGGAGAAGTTGTTCCGCCAGGTATATTGAAGAGATTGTTGGGTGATGAAGCGTTTGAACGCTGGGAAACTCTTATGTTGCAGAAAACATTGGAATCCATGACTGACGTCGCTTACTGTCCTAGATGTGAAACCCCTTGCATAGAGGATGAGGAGCAGCTTGCTTTATGCTTCAAGTGCCACTTCAGTTTCTGTACACTTTGTAAAGAAAAGAGACATGTGGGTGTGGCTTGCATGAGCCCGGAGCTTAGGCTTCAAATCTTGCAG GAGCGTCAGAGTTCTTCTCGTCTTGGAGAGGAACAAAGgcggaaagaaaaagaaatgatcaATGAGATTATGAGCGTGAAAGTGATAATGAAATGCGCTAAACAATGCCCATCTTGCAAAATAGCCATCTCAAGAACCGGAGGATGTAACAAAATGGTCTGCAATAACTGTGGCCAATACTTTTGTTACCGTTGCAACAAAGCTATCAGTGGTTATGAACATTTCCG CGAGGGAACATGTGATCTGTTCCCACAAGAGGAGATGCAAGAATGGAATGAGAGGATGAATGAGCGACAATTCGTTGGACAAATTCAAGCTCAAATGTATGCACAAAACGGTCAGTTTCCACAGCGCGGCCAGTTGTGTCCTAATTGCCGCCAGTTCAATGCAAAG GCTGGAAACAACAATCACTTGTTTTGCTGGGCATGTCAAGCTCATTTCTGTTATCTTTGCAAGAAAGTGGTGAAGAAATCTGTTCAGCATTATGGACCAAAGGGTTGCAAGCAGCACACAGATGGGTAA
- the LOC104741829 gene encoding mitogen-activated protein kinase kinase 10-like, with protein sequence MTLVRERRHQEPLTLSIPPPLCHRNTIAFSIPSQSSFSSSSSPDSSPVETLNDLEKLAVLGHGSGGTVYKTRHRRTKRLYALKVLRSNLNTAMMRTTAVEANILKRIESSFIVKCYGVFVNSSGRCFVMELMEKGSLHDALLAQQVFPEPMISALANRILQGLRYLQEMRIVHGDIKPSNLLINEKGEVKIADFGASRIVAGGEYGSNGTCAYMSPERVDPEKWGFGEVGFAGDVWSLGVVVLECYLGRYPLTKVGDKPDWAALVCSICCSEKVEIPVSGSPEFTGFVGRCLEKDWRKRGTVEELLRHPFVMNR encoded by the coding sequence ATGACACTTGTTAGAGAGCGACGTCACCAAGAACCTCTCACACTCTCTATTCCGCCACCACTTTGCCACCGCAACACCATTGCCTTTTCCATCCCATCTCAATCGTCATTCTCGTCATCATCAAGCCCTGATTCATCTCCGGTAGAAACCTTGAACGATCTCGAGAAACTCGCCGTTTTGGGACACGGAAGCGGTGGAACAGTCTACAAAACCCGTCACCGGAGAACCAAAAGGCTCTATGCTTTAAAAGTCCTCCGGTCAAATCTTAACACCGCGATGATGAGAACAACCGCCGTCGAAGCCAACATCCTCAAGCGTATCGAATCGAGTTTCATCGTTAAATGCTACGGCGTTTTTGTTAACTCATCCGGTCGCTGTTTCGTGATGGAGCTAATGGAGAAAGGATCTCTCCACGACGCGTTACTTGCTCAACAAGTTTTTCCCGAGCCAATGATATCGGCGCTAGCTAACAGAATCCTCCAAGGGTTACGTTATCTGCAAGAAATGAGAATAGTTCACGGAGACATAAAGCCTTCAAATCTCCTTATCAACGAGAAAGGAGAGGTGAAGATTGCGGATTTTGGTGCAAGCAGAATTGTAGCAGGAGGAGAGTATGGATCAAATGGGACATGTGCTTATATGAGTCCTGAACGTGTGGATCCAGAGAAATGGGGTTTTGGTGAAGTTGGATTCGCAGGAGATGTGTGGTCCTTGGGAGTTGTGGTTCTTGAGTGTTACCTTGGAAGATATCCACTGACCAAAGTTGGGGATAAACCGGATTGGGCGGCTTTGGTTTGTTCGATTTGTTGCAGTGAGAAGGTGGAGATTCCGGTGAGTGGTTCGCCGGAGTTTACAGGTTTTGTTGGGAGATGTTTGGAGAAGGATTGGAGGAAGAGAGGCACTGTGGAAGAGCTTCTTCGTCATCCTTTTGTGATGAACAGATAG
- the LOC104741832 gene encoding E3 ubiquitin-protein ligase RNF14-like isoform X1: MRRAHGGSGGRNHDRRYVRRGGGIANPVKDQSELDHKQEDTTSTDRSTSPSTSQPLQNLDHTTKPSKPHRSPRSRRGRVSNSKPRPVEVSFTESDVVDCLADDLSSLKVKQNPNSIKDEKIHLSSVDHSNCEESDVNRGESEELADANEYETNEDIMLTILNDLRSSVSEPELTEEQLKMNDQLQEDEILALGYIYGGNMFIFDRHKDMRYFQVHVNVEATNEYTISTKLNLQADSSKESEDFLYSFKAQHLPPIVLTCLLPSAYPSHLPPYFLISVQWMNPDKISSLCSMLDSIWSEQPGQEVLYQWMDWLQNSSISHLGFDDEIVLGPYGVTCSRDKRAVSGSRSPDSDIPYIRSYDDEKRHDSFLQSLHECCICFSESAGIDFVKLPCEHFFCMKCMKTYTDIHVSEGTVNKLKCPDSKCGEVVPPGILKRLLGDEAFERWETLMLQKTLESMTDVAYCPRCETPCIEDEEQLALCFKCHFSFCTLCKEKRHVGVACMSPELRLQILQERQSSSRLGEEQRRKEKEMINEIMSVKVIMKCAKQCPSCKIAISRTGGCNKMVCNNCGQYFCYRCNKAISGYEHFREGTCDLFPQEEMQEWNERMNERQFVGQIQAQMYAQNGQFPQRGQLCPNCRQFNAKAGNNNHLFCWACQAHFCYLCKKVVKKSVQHYGPKGCKQHTDG; the protein is encoded by the exons ATGAGACGGGCACACGGAGGCAGTGGTGGTAGAAATCACGACCGCCGTTACGTCCGCCGTGGTGGTGGGATTGCGAATCCAGTCAAAGATCAATCAGAATTGGACCATAAGCAAGAAGACACGACCTCCACGGATCGGTCTACTTCTCCGTCTACTTCTCAGCCATTACAAAACCTCGATCATACCACAAAACCTTCGAAACCTCACCGGAGTCCTAGGAGTCGGCGCGGCCGCGTATCAAATTCAAAACCTCGTCCCGTTGAGGTGAGTTTTACTGAATCCGATGTTGTAGATTGCTTGGCTGATGATTTGAGTAGCTTAAAGGTGAAACAGAATCCGAATTCGATTAAGGACGAGAAGATTCATCTCAGTTCTGTTGATCATTCGAATTGTGAGGAATCAGATGTGAATAGAGGTGAAAGTGAAGAACTTGCTGATGCTAATGAGTATGAGACGAATGAAGATATTATGTTGACTATTCTGAATGATTTGAGATCTAGCGTCAGTGAGCCAGAGCTAACAGAGGAACAACTAAAGATGAATGATCAATTACAGGAAGATGAG ATTTTGGCATTGGGGTACATCTATGGAGGAAACATGTTCATCTTTGATCGGCATAAAGATATGAGATACTTTCAG GTTCATGTAAACGTTGAAGCTACTAATGAATATACCATCTCTACGAAGCTTAACTTACAAGCTGATTCAAGTAAAGAGTCAGAGGATTTCTTGTACTCTTTCAAGGCGCAGCACCTTCCACCGATTGTGTTGACATGTTTGTTACCAAGTGCCTATCCGAGCCACTTACCGCCTTATTTCTTAATAAGTGTTCAGTGGATGAACCCTGATAAGATTTCAAGTCTCTGCTCAATGCTGGATTCTATATGGAGTGAACAGCCAGGGCAAGAAGTTTTGTACCAATGGATGGACTGGCTACAGAACTCGTCGATTTCTCATCTTGGCTTTGATGATGAGATTGTTCTTGGTCCTTATGGTGTTACATGTTCTAGAGATAAGCGTGCTGTGTCTGGAAGTCGTTCTCCGGATTCAGATATTCCTTATATTAGGAGTTATGACGATGAGAAACGTCATGATAGCTTCCTTCAGAGCTTGCATGAGTGTTGTATATGTTTCTCTGAATCAGCAG GTATTGACTTTGTTAAGTTACCATGCGAGCATTTCTTTTGTATGAAATGTATGAAGACCTATACAGACATACATGTCTCTGAAGGCACAGTTAACAAGCTTAAGTGTCCGGACTCGAAATGTGGAGAAGTTGTTCCGCCAGGTATATTGAAGAGATTGTTGGGTGATGAAGCGTTTGAACGCTGGGAAACTCTTATGTTGCAGAAAACATTGGAATCCATGACTGACGTCGCTTACTGTCCTAGATGTGAAACCCCTTGCATAGAGGATGAGGAGCAGCTTGCTTTATGCTTCAAGTGCCACTTCAGTTTCTGTACACTTTGTAAAGAAAAGAGACATGTGGGTGTGGCTTGCATGAGCCCGGAGCTTAGGCTTCAAATCTTGCAG GAGCGTCAGAGTTCTTCTCGTCTTGGAGAGGAACAAAGgcggaaagaaaaagaaatgatcaATGAGATTATGAGCGTGAAAGTGATAATGAAATGCGCTAAACAATGCCCATCTTGCAAAATAGCCATCTCAAGAACCGGAGGATGTAACAAAATGGTCTGCAATAACTGTGGCCAATACTTTTGTTACCGTTGCAACAAAGCTATCAGTGGTTATGAACATTTCCG CGAGGGAACATGTGATCTGTTCCCACAAGAGGAGATGCAAGAATGGAATGAGAGGATGAATGAGCGACAATTCGTTGGACAAATTCAAGCTCAAATGTATGCACAAAACGGTCAGTTTCCACAGCGCGGCCAGTTGTGTCCTAATTGCCGCCAGTTCAATGCAAAG GCTGGAAACAACAATCACTTGTTTTGCTGGGCATGTCAAGCTCATTTCTGTTATCTTTGCAAGAAAGTGGTGAAGAAATCTGTTCAGCATTATGGACCAAAGGGTTGCAAGCAGCACACAGATGGGTAA
- the LOC104741832 gene encoding E3 ubiquitin-protein ligase RNF14-like isoform X2: protein MRRAHGGSGGRNHDRRYVRRGGGIANPVKDQSELDHKQEDTTSTDRSTSPSTSQPLQNLDHTTKPSKPHRSPRSRRGRVSNSKPRPVEVKQNPNSIKDEKIHLSSVDHSNCEESDVNRGESEELADANEYETNEDIMLTILNDLRSSVSEPELTEEQLKMNDQLQEDEILALGYIYGGNMFIFDRHKDMRYFQVHVNVEATNEYTISTKLNLQADSSKESEDFLYSFKAQHLPPIVLTCLLPSAYPSHLPPYFLISVQWMNPDKISSLCSMLDSIWSEQPGQEVLYQWMDWLQNSSISHLGFDDEIVLGPYGVTCSRDKRAVSGSRSPDSDIPYIRSYDDEKRHDSFLQSLHECCICFSESAGIDFVKLPCEHFFCMKCMKTYTDIHVSEGTVNKLKCPDSKCGEVVPPGILKRLLGDEAFERWETLMLQKTLESMTDVAYCPRCETPCIEDEEQLALCFKCHFSFCTLCKEKRHVGVACMSPELRLQILQERQSSSRLGEEQRRKEKEMINEIMSVKVIMKCAKQCPSCKIAISRTGGCNKMVCNNCGQYFCYRCNKAISGYEHFREGTCDLFPQEEMQEWNERMNERQFVGQIQAQMYAQNGQFPQRGQLCPNCRQFNAKAGNNNHLFCWACQAHFCYLCKKVVKKSVQHYGPKGCKQHTDG, encoded by the exons ATGAGACGGGCACACGGAGGCAGTGGTGGTAGAAATCACGACCGCCGTTACGTCCGCCGTGGTGGTGGGATTGCGAATCCAGTCAAAGATCAATCAGAATTGGACCATAAGCAAGAAGACACGACCTCCACGGATCGGTCTACTTCTCCGTCTACTTCTCAGCCATTACAAAACCTCGATCATACCACAAAACCTTCGAAACCTCACCGGAGTCCTAGGAGTCGGCGCGGCCGCGTATCAAATTCAAAACCTCGTCCCGTTGAG GTGAAACAGAATCCGAATTCGATTAAGGACGAGAAGATTCATCTCAGTTCTGTTGATCATTCGAATTGTGAGGAATCAGATGTGAATAGAGGTGAAAGTGAAGAACTTGCTGATGCTAATGAGTATGAGACGAATGAAGATATTATGTTGACTATTCTGAATGATTTGAGATCTAGCGTCAGTGAGCCAGAGCTAACAGAGGAACAACTAAAGATGAATGATCAATTACAGGAAGATGAG ATTTTGGCATTGGGGTACATCTATGGAGGAAACATGTTCATCTTTGATCGGCATAAAGATATGAGATACTTTCAG GTTCATGTAAACGTTGAAGCTACTAATGAATATACCATCTCTACGAAGCTTAACTTACAAGCTGATTCAAGTAAAGAGTCAGAGGATTTCTTGTACTCTTTCAAGGCGCAGCACCTTCCACCGATTGTGTTGACATGTTTGTTACCAAGTGCCTATCCGAGCCACTTACCGCCTTATTTCTTAATAAGTGTTCAGTGGATGAACCCTGATAAGATTTCAAGTCTCTGCTCAATGCTGGATTCTATATGGAGTGAACAGCCAGGGCAAGAAGTTTTGTACCAATGGATGGACTGGCTACAGAACTCGTCGATTTCTCATCTTGGCTTTGATGATGAGATTGTTCTTGGTCCTTATGGTGTTACATGTTCTAGAGATAAGCGTGCTGTGTCTGGAAGTCGTTCTCCGGATTCAGATATTCCTTATATTAGGAGTTATGACGATGAGAAACGTCATGATAGCTTCCTTCAGAGCTTGCATGAGTGTTGTATATGTTTCTCTGAATCAGCAG GTATTGACTTTGTTAAGTTACCATGCGAGCATTTCTTTTGTATGAAATGTATGAAGACCTATACAGACATACATGTCTCTGAAGGCACAGTTAACAAGCTTAAGTGTCCGGACTCGAAATGTGGAGAAGTTGTTCCGCCAGGTATATTGAAGAGATTGTTGGGTGATGAAGCGTTTGAACGCTGGGAAACTCTTATGTTGCAGAAAACATTGGAATCCATGACTGACGTCGCTTACTGTCCTAGATGTGAAACCCCTTGCATAGAGGATGAGGAGCAGCTTGCTTTATGCTTCAAGTGCCACTTCAGTTTCTGTACACTTTGTAAAGAAAAGAGACATGTGGGTGTGGCTTGCATGAGCCCGGAGCTTAGGCTTCAAATCTTGCAG GAGCGTCAGAGTTCTTCTCGTCTTGGAGAGGAACAAAGgcggaaagaaaaagaaatgatcaATGAGATTATGAGCGTGAAAGTGATAATGAAATGCGCTAAACAATGCCCATCTTGCAAAATAGCCATCTCAAGAACCGGAGGATGTAACAAAATGGTCTGCAATAACTGTGGCCAATACTTTTGTTACCGTTGCAACAAAGCTATCAGTGGTTATGAACATTTCCG CGAGGGAACATGTGATCTGTTCCCACAAGAGGAGATGCAAGAATGGAATGAGAGGATGAATGAGCGACAATTCGTTGGACAAATTCAAGCTCAAATGTATGCACAAAACGGTCAGTTTCCACAGCGCGGCCAGTTGTGTCCTAATTGCCGCCAGTTCAATGCAAAG GCTGGAAACAACAATCACTTGTTTTGCTGGGCATGTCAAGCTCATTTCTGTTATCTTTGCAAGAAAGTGGTGAAGAAATCTGTTCAGCATTATGGACCAAAGGGTTGCAAGCAGCACACAGATGGGTAA